In Desulfomonilia bacterium, one genomic interval encodes:
- the hflX gene encoding GTPase HflX has product MRALERLYRRKLPAEAVFTHELATEICRISWASGIQTGVILDRFGEVQYVIAGTATGLTIPPLDRRRTHHGRLQGLRLIHTHLGDGNLSAEDLTDLSRLRLDMIWAVDVLDGGRPGFAYGAHLFPDEGMRLEWKLLDPVRTDRLNLEFDTFISELEAEIGRMRPARNVESGDRAILVAVGNDPEEIEICTEELKDLAVSAGIAVLDTVIQRRPKPDPKYIVGKGKLNDIYIKALAVDANLIIFDHELSPSQSRSITEEIDMRVLDRTQVILDIFAKRARTMEGKIQVELAQLKYNMPRLVGKNPALSRLLGGIGIRGPGESKLEIDRRRAKERMRRLEKDAERISEKRAVTRRQRREKRLPVISIIGYTNTGKSTLLNTLTRSNVLAADMPFATLDPSSKRLRFPKDIEVIITDTVGFIRDLPPDLKAAFMATLEELNDADLLVEVIDISDPFIDYRMQAVNVILSGLGLETKPRLRVFNKIDKAEKEYVETMTRRYDGVAISALDRKTLKPLIERLERYFM; this is encoded by the coding sequence TTGAGGGCACTCGAAAGGCTCTATCGCAGAAAACTTCCGGCCGAGGCCGTATTCACTCACGAGCTTGCAACCGAGATCTGCCGCATATCATGGGCCTCCGGCATACAGACAGGTGTCATCCTCGACCGATTCGGCGAAGTCCAGTATGTTATAGCAGGAACTGCAACAGGCCTTACGATACCTCCTCTCGACCGCAGGCGGACTCACCACGGCAGGCTGCAGGGGCTGAGGCTGATACATACCCATCTGGGCGACGGGAACCTTTCCGCCGAGGACCTGACCGATCTCTCGCGCCTAAGGCTCGATATGATATGGGCCGTCGATGTCCTTGACGGCGGCAGGCCCGGTTTTGCATACGGCGCACACCTCTTTCCGGATGAAGGCATGCGGCTTGAATGGAAGCTTCTGGATCCCGTAAGAACCGATAGGTTAAACTTGGAGTTCGATACTTTCATATCCGAGCTCGAGGCTGAAATAGGCAGGATGCGACCGGCCAGAAATGTCGAAAGCGGAGACAGGGCAATACTTGTTGCAGTCGGGAACGATCCTGAAGAAATCGAGATTTGCACTGAAGAATTAAAAGACCTGGCCGTTTCCGCAGGAATCGCCGTGCTGGATACGGTCATCCAGCGCAGGCCCAAACCTGACCCTAAATATATCGTCGGCAAGGGCAAGCTGAACGATATATACATAAAGGCCCTGGCTGTTGACGCAAATCTAATCATATTCGACCATGAGTTGAGCCCTTCACAATCCCGATCCATAACGGAAGAGATCGACATGCGTGTGCTTGACCGTACCCAGGTAATCCTTGATATTTTCGCAAAGCGCGCCCGGACCATGGAAGGAAAAATCCAGGTGGAGCTAGCCCAGCTCAAATACAACATGCCCAGACTCGTGGGCAAAAACCCAGCGCTTTCCCGTCTGCTGGGCGGCATCGGAATCAGGGGACCCGGGGAATCCAAGCTCGAAATCGACCGCAGGCGTGCCAAAGAGCGCATGAGGAGGCTCGAAAAGGATGCGGAGCGCATAAGCGAAAAGAGGGCAGTGACACGCAGACAGCGCCGTGAAAAGCGCCTGCCCGTCATATCCATTATAGGCTATACCAATACGGGCAAATCAACTCTTCTCAACACGCTTACCAGGAGCAATGTCCTGGCCGCTGACATGCCATTTGCAACGCTGGACCCGTCGAGCAAACGTCTGAGATTTCCAAAGGATATCGAGGTCATAATAACTGATACGGTGGGCTTCATACGCGACCTGCCGCCTGATTTGAAAGCTGCATTCATGGCAACGCTCGAGGAATTGAACGATGCGGACCTCCTTGTCGAGGTGATAGACATATCCGACCCGTTCATCGATTACAGGATGCAGGCTGTCAACGTGATATTGAGCGGCCTCGGGCTTGAAACCAAACCCCGGCTCAGGGTCTTTAACAAGATCGACAAGGCTGAAAAGGAATATGTCGAGACAATGACCCGGCGCTATGACGGTGTCGCCATCTCGGCCCTTGACCGCAAGACATTAAAGCCGCTTATTGAAAGGCTTGAAAGATATTTCATGTAG